The Actinomyces sp. oral taxon 414 genome has a segment encoding these proteins:
- a CDS encoding MetQ/NlpA family ABC transporter substrate-binding protein: protein MPRSIRTSVTRRSVIAGSLVSAAALALAACGSKGSSGGSAGSVKGIEVKDGVATITIGATPQPHVTILQWVQDNLAAGAGLSLNIKEINDYQTPNSSLDDGSLAANFYQTPNFLKQQIDEKGYDFVSIADVHVEPMGIYTSKGYTSVDQAASGGTVVLNSDPANTARGLKLLQTAGLITLDPSVEMPSDLDVTANPKNLKFVTVDGAQVATSMTDAELAVINGNYALQAGLVPSRDALVLEPGEHSPYANELVVRTADKDNEHLVKLAGLMNSPELKAYIEQTWTDGSVIPAF, encoded by the coding sequence ATGCCCCGCTCCATCCGCACCTCCGTCACCCGCCGCTCCGTCATCGCCGGCTCGCTCGTCTCCGCCGCCGCCCTCGCCCTGGCCGCCTGCGGCTCCAAGGGCTCCTCCGGGGGCTCCGCGGGCTCCGTCAAGGGCATCGAGGTCAAGGACGGCGTCGCCACCATCACCATTGGCGCCACCCCGCAGCCGCACGTCACCATCCTCCAGTGGGTCCAGGACAACCTCGCCGCTGGCGCCGGCCTCAGCCTCAACATCAAGGAGATCAACGACTACCAGACGCCGAACTCCTCTCTCGACGACGGTTCCCTGGCGGCCAACTTCTACCAGACGCCGAACTTCCTCAAGCAGCAGATCGACGAGAAGGGCTACGATTTCGTCTCGATCGCCGACGTCCACGTCGAACCCATGGGCATCTACACCTCCAAGGGCTACACCTCGGTCGACCAGGCGGCCAGCGGCGGCACCGTCGTGCTCAACTCCGACCCGGCCAACACCGCCCGCGGCCTCAAGCTCCTTCAGACCGCCGGCCTCATCACCCTCGACCCCTCCGTCGAGATGCCCTCGGACCTCGACGTCACCGCCAACCCGAAGAACCTCAAGTTCGTCACGGTCGACGGCGCCCAGGTGGCCACCTCGATGACCGACGCCGAGCTCGCCGTCATCAACGGCAACTACGCCCTCCAGGCCGGGCTGGTGCCCAGCCGGGACGCCCTCGTCCTCGAGCCGGGCGAGCACAGCCCCTACGCCAATGAGCTGGTGGTGCGCACGGCCGACAAGGACAACGAGCACCTCGTCAAGCTCGCCGGGCTTATGAACTCCCCCGAGCTCAAGGCCTACATCGAGCAGACCTGGACCGACGGCTCGGTCATCCCCGCCTTCTGA
- a CDS encoding PIN domain-containing protein has product MTAASGKSAKGLTLDTGALLALERGSPRVRALLRRALEAGLPLSVPAGVVAQAWRGGPRQARVARLLADSGVRVVPLDDMTARAVGLLCGRSGHRDIVDVHVVLVAQEQRHTVVTSDPEDLRAVHPGLPLIEV; this is encoded by the coding sequence ATGACCGCCGCCAGCGGGAAGAGCGCGAAGGGCCTGACCCTGGACACCGGCGCGCTACTCGCGCTTGAGCGCGGGAGCCCGCGGGTTCGTGCTCTTCTTCGGCGGGCTTTGGAGGCCGGCCTGCCCCTGAGCGTGCCAGCCGGCGTCGTGGCGCAGGCCTGGCGGGGCGGCCCGCGGCAGGCCCGAGTCGCACGGCTGCTCGCGGATTCCGGCGTGCGGGTCGTGCCGCTGGACGACATGACAGCGAGGGCCGTCGGCCTGCTGTGCGGACGAAGCGGCCACCGGGACATCGTTGACGTCCACGTCGTCCTGGTGGCGCAGGAGCAGAGGCACACTGTTGTGACCTCCGACCCTGAAGACCTGCGCGCCGTTCACCCGGGCCTCCCGCTGATCGAGGTGTAG
- a CDS encoding toxin-antitoxin system antitoxin subunit, translated as MTQKIAVSLPDEQGAFIRRAVEQGRAPSVSGFISAAVARAQQEDRLAQLLDELDRELGPVSDADLAWADKALGLA; from the coding sequence ATGACTCAGAAGATCGCAGTGAGCCTTCCGGATGAGCAGGGCGCCTTCATTCGCCGTGCAGTCGAACAGGGCAGGGCGCCGTCGGTATCGGGCTTCATCAGCGCGGCGGTTGCTCGTGCGCAGCAGGAGGACCGCCTCGCGCAGCTGCTGGACGAGCTCGACCGCGAGCTCGGCCCCGTCAGCGACGCCGACCTGGCGTGGGCGGACAAGGCACTGGGTCTGGCATGA
- a CDS encoding GlxA family transcriptional regulator produces MRIAVYAFDGVTMFHLSIPQMVFGTVSRLGLADWRVSLFTTASISSLTTASIRTSEGYVLSGLGGPESAREADVVVVPAWFADGRAAEDSLRSLLKEAHNRGASVVGLCLGAIPLAEAGLIGGRRATTHWRAFEPLAREHPEMRLDESVLYVDHGDVLTSAGAASGLDACLHLVRARLGSQAANEVARQLVIAPHREGGQAQYVEQPMPRYPDDDAIGRTMAWALERLAEPMTVKRLASAAHMSTRSFIRAFREATGTAPAAWVRAQRVREAQRLLESTGLAIEQVATACGFGSAVTMRQVFGRVLSTTPSAYRRRFRTTSPRSPSPSRASPTQPRRNTARTHDN; encoded by the coding sequence ATGCGGATCGCCGTCTACGCATTCGACGGCGTCACCATGTTCCACCTGTCGATCCCCCAGATGGTCTTCGGCACCGTGAGCCGGCTGGGTCTGGCGGACTGGCGGGTCTCACTGTTCACCACCGCCTCCATCTCCTCGCTGACCACCGCCTCCATCCGCACCTCGGAGGGCTACGTCCTCAGCGGACTGGGCGGTCCTGAGTCGGCGCGGGAGGCCGACGTCGTCGTGGTCCCCGCCTGGTTCGCCGACGGTCGCGCGGCAGAGGACTCACTGCGCTCGCTGCTGAAGGAGGCTCACAACCGGGGAGCGAGCGTCGTCGGCCTGTGCCTGGGCGCGATCCCGCTCGCCGAGGCCGGCCTCATCGGCGGACGTCGGGCGACGACGCACTGGCGGGCCTTCGAACCGCTGGCGCGCGAGCACCCGGAGATGCGGCTCGACGAGTCGGTCCTGTACGTGGACCACGGCGACGTGCTGACCTCGGCCGGTGCGGCGTCGGGCCTGGACGCCTGCCTTCATCTGGTGCGCGCGCGGCTGGGGTCGCAGGCGGCCAACGAGGTCGCGCGCCAGCTCGTCATCGCGCCGCACCGCGAGGGCGGACAGGCGCAGTACGTCGAGCAGCCGATGCCGCGGTACCCCGACGACGACGCCATCGGCCGCACCATGGCCTGGGCGTTGGAGCGCCTGGCCGAGCCGATGACGGTGAAGCGGCTGGCCTCGGCCGCGCACATGAGCACGCGCTCCTTCATCCGCGCCTTCCGAGAGGCGACGGGGACCGCGCCGGCAGCCTGGGTGCGCGCCCAGCGCGTGCGCGAGGCGCAGCGCCTCCTGGAGAGCACGGGGCTGGCGATCGAGCAGGTGGCCACGGCCTGCGGCTTCGGCAGTGCCGTGACGATGCGGCAGGTCTTCGGGCGGGTGCTGAGCACGACGCCGTCGGCCTACCGACGCCGGTTCCGCACCACGTCCCCGCGCTCCCCCTCACCGAGCCGGGCGAGTCCCACGCAGCCCCGCAGAAATACTGCCCGGACGCACGACAACTGA